One region of Micromonospora lupini genomic DNA includes:
- a CDS encoding DivIVA domain-containing protein, which translates to MASQGQRFRRKALRRGYKVDEVDAFLDRVEATLDGRQVGAPVASQEVHDVVFRVRFNGYDEWQVDLHLDRVERQLAELEERTSAGRGGDPRMADRLGPPDRMGPPLRDDRGGMVPQPMPPRPMPAQAGPPADRYGRYDEPTGAFAGGYDAPRGGYDAQRGPGGPPPMGPGGPMGGHGVPPRGLPAGPGGYGPPDDQRGPGGYGPPDDQRGPGGYGPPDDQRGPGGYGPPDDQRMPGGFGPPDDKRGPGGYGPPDDQRGPGGGYPPEEPRFDGFEAGRHGRADMTAEIRMPERDLRDLRRGPVGPPPMPQQGMGGPPMAGPPAVAGPPMVGPPMAGPPGSDLYRVDQIRRSFQVRRFGSGYDPDQVDRFFETLLGGMQRRNPMPVDPKDLDTLRFGLVPGGYFEAEVDAALKDVQDILFGR; encoded by the coding sequence GTGGCGAGTCAGGGTCAGCGTTTCCGGCGCAAGGCGCTCCGCCGGGGATACAAGGTCGACGAGGTGGATGCCTTCCTCGACCGGGTGGAGGCGACGCTCGACGGCCGGCAGGTGGGTGCGCCGGTGGCCTCCCAGGAGGTCCACGACGTCGTCTTCCGGGTCCGGTTCAACGGCTACGACGAGTGGCAGGTCGACCTGCACCTGGACCGGGTCGAGCGACAGCTGGCCGAGCTGGAGGAGCGCACGAGCGCCGGGCGCGGTGGTGACCCTCGGATGGCTGACCGGTTGGGTCCGCCGGACCGGATGGGCCCGCCGCTGCGTGACGACCGTGGGGGCATGGTTCCGCAGCCGATGCCGCCCCGGCCGATGCCCGCGCAGGCCGGTCCGCCCGCCGACCGCTACGGCCGGTACGACGAGCCCACCGGCGCCTTCGCCGGCGGGTACGACGCCCCCCGCGGCGGCTACGACGCGCAGCGCGGCCCCGGCGGCCCTCCTCCGATGGGGCCGGGTGGTCCGATGGGTGGCCACGGCGTCCCGCCGCGCGGCCTGCCGGCCGGTCCGGGCGGGTACGGTCCGCCCGATGACCAGCGTGGGCCCGGCGGGTACGGCCCGCCCGATGACCAGCGTGGGCCCGGCGGGTACGGCCCGCCCGACGACCAGCGTGGGCCTGGCGGGTACGGCCCGCCCGACGACCAGCGCATGCCCGGCGGCTTCGGTCCGCCCGACGACAAGCGTGGGCCTGGCGGTTACGGTCCACCCGATGACCAGCGTGGGCCCGGCGGCGGTTACCCGCCGGAGGAGCCCCGCTTCGACGGCTTCGAGGCCGGTCGGCACGGCCGGGCGGACATGACCGCCGAGATCCGGATGCCCGAACGGGACCTGCGCGACCTGCGCCGTGGCCCGGTCGGCCCGCCCCCGATGCCGCAGCAGGGCATGGGTGGCCCGCCGATGGCTGGCCCGCCCGCCGTGGCCGGTCCTCCGATGGTCGGTCCGCCGATGGCCGGCCCGCCCGGCAGCGACCTGTACCGGGTCGACCAGATCCGCCGCAGCTTCCAGGTGCGCCGGTTCGGCAGCGGGTACGACCCGGACCAGGTGGACCGATTCTTCGAGACCCTGCTCGGCGGCATGCAGCGCCGCAACCCGATGCCTGTCGACCCGAAGGATCTGGACACGCTCCGGTTCGGCCTGGTGCCTGGCGGCTACTTCGAGGCCGAGGTCGACGCCGCGCTCAAGGACGTGCAGGACATCCTCTTCGGGCGCTGA
- the dprA gene encoding DNA-processing protein DprA, protein MDHRGPGRPGPAGPRGRTRGDPTTDRGGGVSANEESRLARVALTWLAEPGTRAVHQLVDRLGPVATLDLLLDGGSPDGWLHSTVAARSAAGDARAFAAEALARADRLGARLVTPDDEEWPARVAGLKTLRLPDATRRVDVETAPPLCFWVRGAWPLGEALERSVAVVGARAATGYGQHVATDLGYGLAERDWTVVSGGAFGIDAAAHRGALNAGGLTVAVLACGVDRPYPVGNTALFDRIADTGLLVSEWPPGAEPLRPRFLIRNRVIAGGTLGTVVVEASARSGATQTARRAIHTGRVAMVVPGPVTSAMSVGAHELLRECSKARLVTGVAHVLEEVGRIGADLAPLARGPQRPTDALDDDARSVLEALPRRGVRGVDALAARAGLNVRTALRKLSLLEELSMVVRRDDGYALAPTTKSKGGA, encoded by the coding sequence CTGGACCATCGCGGACCTGGACGGCCGGGACCGGCCGGACCGCGAGGACGTACGAGAGGCGATCCAACTACGGACAGGGGAGGCGGCGTGAGCGCCAATGAGGAGAGCAGGCTGGCCCGGGTGGCGTTGACCTGGTTGGCCGAGCCGGGCACCCGGGCGGTGCACCAGTTGGTCGACCGACTGGGTCCGGTGGCGACACTGGATCTGTTGCTCGACGGCGGCAGCCCCGATGGCTGGCTGCACAGCACGGTGGCCGCCCGTTCGGCCGCCGGTGACGCGCGAGCGTTCGCCGCCGAGGCGTTGGCGAGGGCCGACCGGCTCGGCGCCCGCCTGGTCACCCCGGACGACGAGGAGTGGCCGGCCCGGGTGGCCGGCCTGAAGACGCTCCGGTTGCCGGACGCCACCCGCCGGGTAGACGTTGAGACCGCGCCCCCGCTCTGCTTCTGGGTACGCGGGGCCTGGCCGCTGGGCGAGGCGCTGGAGCGCTCGGTGGCGGTGGTCGGCGCGCGGGCGGCCACCGGTTACGGCCAGCACGTCGCGACTGACCTGGGGTACGGGCTGGCCGAGCGGGACTGGACAGTGGTCTCCGGCGGCGCGTTCGGCATCGACGCCGCAGCCCACCGGGGCGCCCTCAACGCGGGTGGGCTGACCGTCGCGGTGCTTGCCTGCGGGGTGGACCGGCCGTATCCCGTGGGCAACACCGCGCTCTTCGACCGGATCGCCGACACCGGGTTGCTGGTGAGCGAGTGGCCACCCGGCGCCGAGCCGCTACGCCCCCGGTTCCTGATCCGCAACCGGGTCATCGCCGGGGGCACCCTCGGCACCGTCGTGGTGGAGGCGTCGGCGCGCAGCGGCGCGACGCAGACCGCCCGACGGGCCATCCACACCGGGCGGGTCGCGATGGTCGTGCCCGGGCCGGTGACCTCGGCGATGTCCGTCGGCGCGCACGAGTTGCTACGCGAGTGCTCCAAGGCGCGGCTGGTCACCGGGGTGGCACACGTGCTCGAGGAGGTGGGCCGGATCGGCGCGGACCTGGCCCCGCTGGCCCGTGGCCCGCAACGGCCGACCGACGCGTTGGACGACGACGCCCGATCTGTGCTGGAGGCGTTGCCTCGCCGGGGCGTACGGGGTGTGGACGCGCTCGCCGCCCGCGCCGGCCTGAACGTGCGTACCGCGCTGCGCAAGCTGTCGTTGCTTGAGGAGCTGTCCATGGTGGTGCGCCGCGACGACGGTTACGCCCTCGCCCCGACCACCAAATCGAAGGGCGGCGCGTGA
- a CDS encoding phosphatidate cytidylyltransferase: protein MSHPDPYTDEPRGWDRPERPVALPWPEQELEAGQWSRRPAVGPELYAEPRTRPYAEPYPADPYDERGRAVRPDDRDRRDRFTDRDRYDDDRNQPDRYDDRGGPGRYGDRPPAGDAPAHYADPGAAQRYDDRDAPPRFDDRDAPSRFDDRDVPPRYDDRDAPSRFDDRDVPPRFDDDAGYPTAQLAPIGAEILPDDDPVTEPEPPTGRRPRGRRRASLDRPATQQVGTGRAGRNLPAAIGVGLGLGALIVVPLVFYPLAFLPVIAAAIAVGIWEMARAVRRSGAHPPLVPLLAGGVLTIGLAWFAGPDALSLGLLVTVLGTMIWRLGDGPAGFQRDLTAATLIAVYVPFLGGFAALLAAAPDDGRLRILATLIAVVLSDTGGYAAGVSFGRHPMAPSISPKKSWEGFAGSVTAAALGSALLLWLMFEVAPWWGAVFGVAVSCAAVLGDLAESMIKRDLGVKDMSNLLPGHGGLMDRLDSILFAVPTAYLLLAIFVPVVG, encoded by the coding sequence ATGTCCCACCCCGACCCCTACACCGACGAACCGCGCGGCTGGGACCGGCCGGAGCGCCCGGTCGCCCTGCCCTGGCCCGAGCAGGAGCTTGAGGCGGGCCAGTGGAGCCGCCGTCCGGCCGTCGGGCCCGAGTTGTACGCCGAGCCACGCACCCGCCCGTACGCGGAGCCGTACCCGGCAGACCCGTACGACGAGCGTGGCCGGGCGGTTCGTCCGGACGACCGGGACCGGCGCGACCGTTTCACCGACCGGGACCGCTACGACGACGATCGGAACCAGCCCGACCGGTACGACGACCGTGGTGGCCCCGGCCGCTACGGCGACCGCCCGCCAGCGGGCGACGCCCCGGCGCACTACGCCGACCCCGGCGCTGCCCAGCGTTACGACGACCGCGACGCGCCGCCGCGTTTCGACGACCGTGACGCGCCATCGCGTTTCGACGACCGCGACGTTCCGCCGCGCTACGACGACCGTGACGCGCCGTCGCGTTTCGACGACCGTGACGTTCCGCCGCGCTTCGACGACGATGCCGGTTACCCGACCGCGCAGCTCGCGCCCATCGGCGCCGAGATCCTGCCGGACGATGACCCGGTGACCGAGCCGGAGCCGCCGACCGGACGGCGGCCGAGGGGCCGGCGACGGGCCAGCCTCGACCGGCCGGCGACCCAGCAGGTGGGCACCGGGCGGGCCGGCCGGAACCTGCCGGCGGCGATCGGGGTCGGGCTCGGCCTCGGCGCGCTGATCGTGGTTCCGCTGGTCTTCTACCCGCTTGCGTTCCTGCCGGTGATCGCCGCCGCCATCGCGGTAGGCATCTGGGAGATGGCCCGGGCGGTCCGCCGCAGCGGCGCCCACCCGCCGCTGGTGCCGCTGCTCGCCGGTGGCGTGCTGACCATCGGGCTGGCGTGGTTCGCTGGCCCGGACGCCCTCAGCCTGGGCCTGCTGGTCACCGTCCTGGGCACGATGATCTGGCGGTTGGGCGACGGCCCGGCCGGCTTCCAGCGGGATCTCACCGCGGCCACCCTGATCGCGGTCTACGTGCCGTTCCTCGGCGGTTTCGCGGCGTTGCTGGCGGCGGCCCCCGACGACGGCCGGTTGCGCATCCTGGCCACGCTGATCGCGGTGGTCCTCTCCGACACCGGCGGGTATGCGGCAGGCGTCTCCTTCGGCCGCCACCCGATGGCACCGTCGATCAGCCCGAAGAAGTCCTGGGAGGGTTTCGCCGGCTCGGTCACCGCGGCGGCGCTGGGCAGTGCCCTGCTGCTGTGGCTGATGTTCGAGGTGGCTCCCTGGTGGGGTGCCGTCTTCGGGGTGGCGGTCTCCTGCGCGGCGGTCCTCGGCGATCTCGCCGAATCGATGATCAAGCGGGACCTCGGGGTCAAGGACATGAGCAACCTGCTGCCCGGGCACGGTGGCCTGATGGACCGGCTGGACTCGATCCTGTTCGCGGTGCCGACCGCGTACCTGCTGTTGGCGATCTTCGTGCCGGTGGTGGGGTGA
- the rpsB gene encoding 30S ribosomal protein S2: MAVVTMRQLLESGVHFGHQTRRWNPKMKRFIMTERNGIYIIDLRQTLDYIEKAYEFVRGTVAEGGSILFVGTKKQAQEAIAEQATRVGQPYVNHRWLGGMLTNFQTVYKRLQRMKELEGLGDLSGTAAGYTKKETLQLSREKIKLTRTLGGLRDMQKLPAAVWIVDTKKEHIAVDEARKLGIPVIAVLDTNCDPDEVDFPIPGNDDAIRSAELLTKVVAAAVADGLIARSGRRRGNDEKPEGVASDEPLTEWERELLEPKKADESAAPAEQPAAAAAEQPATEQPATEQPATPEQPAQAATEQPAAATAE, encoded by the coding sequence ATGGCCGTCGTGACCATGCGTCAGCTGCTGGAGAGCGGTGTCCACTTCGGGCACCAGACCCGGCGCTGGAACCCGAAGATGAAGCGCTTCATCATGACCGAGCGCAACGGCATCTACATCATCGACCTGCGCCAGACTCTCGACTACATCGAGAAGGCGTACGAGTTCGTGCGTGGGACCGTCGCGGAGGGTGGCAGCATCCTCTTCGTCGGCACCAAGAAGCAGGCCCAGGAGGCCATCGCCGAGCAGGCGACCCGGGTCGGTCAGCCGTACGTCAACCACCGCTGGCTCGGTGGCATGCTGACCAACTTCCAGACGGTGTACAAGCGGCTCCAGCGGATGAAGGAGCTGGAGGGTCTTGGTGACCTCAGCGGCACCGCCGCCGGTTACACCAAGAAGGAGACCCTGCAGCTCTCCCGCGAGAAGATCAAGCTGACCCGCACGCTTGGTGGTCTGCGGGACATGCAGAAGCTGCCGGCCGCGGTCTGGATCGTCGACACCAAGAAGGAGCACATCGCCGTCGACGAGGCCCGCAAGCTGGGCATCCCGGTGATCGCCGTCCTCGACACCAACTGTGACCCGGACGAGGTCGACTTCCCGATCCCGGGTAACGACGACGCGATCCGCTCGGCCGAGCTGCTGACCAAGGTCGTCGCGGCCGCCGTCGCGGACGGTCTCATCGCGCGTTCCGGCCGTCGCCGGGGCAACGACGAGAAGCCCGAGGGTGTCGCGAGCGACGAGCCGCTGACCGAGTGGGAGCGCGAGCTGCTGGAGCCGAAGAAGGCCGACGAGTCGGCCGCCCCGGCCGAGCAGCCGGCCGCTGCCGCCGCCGAGCAGCCCGCCACCGAGCAGCCGGCCACCGAGCAGCCCGCCACCCCGGAGCAGCCGGCGCAGGCCGCCACCGAGCAGCCGGCGGCCGCCACCGCGGAGTGA
- the rlmN gene encoding 23S rRNA (adenine(2503)-C(2))-methyltransferase RlmN, translating into MTSLPLIPALSDAPAARRASMPPQHLADLDLAGRQALVAGLGEPAFRAKQISNHYFGRLVRDPQAMTDLPAATRERLADQLLPTLLNPVRELACDDGATRKALWKLHDGALVESVLMGYPDRVTVCISSQAGCGMACPFCATGQAGLTRNLSTAEIVDQAVYLAGVAASGAVAGSPPRLSHVVFMGMGEPLANYNRVIAAIRRLVSPAPEGLGLSQRHITVSTVGLVPAIRRLASEDLSVTLALSLHAPDDDLRDELVPVNQRWKVAEVLDAAWDYAARTGRRVSIEYAMIKDVNDQPWRADLLGRLLAGKLAHVNLIPLNPTPGSRWDASPKPVEREFVRRLRDAGVSTTVRDTRGREIDGACGQLAAAEDTDTFTDRAGEAPA; encoded by the coding sequence ATGACGAGCCTGCCGTTGATCCCCGCCCTGTCGGACGCCCCCGCCGCACGCCGGGCCTCCATGCCACCGCAGCACCTCGCCGACCTGGACCTGGCCGGCCGCCAGGCGCTTGTCGCCGGGCTCGGTGAGCCCGCCTTCCGTGCCAAGCAGATCTCCAACCACTACTTCGGGCGGCTGGTTCGCGACCCGCAGGCGATGACCGACCTTCCCGCGGCGACGCGTGAGCGGCTTGCCGACCAGCTGCTGCCCACGCTGCTCAACCCGGTGCGTGAGCTGGCCTGTGACGACGGCGCGACCCGCAAGGCGCTCTGGAAGCTGCACGACGGTGCGCTCGTGGAGAGCGTGCTGATGGGCTATCCGGACCGGGTCACGGTCTGCATCTCCAGCCAGGCGGGGTGCGGCATGGCCTGCCCGTTCTGCGCCACCGGCCAGGCCGGGCTGACCCGCAACCTGTCCACGGCGGAGATCGTCGACCAGGCGGTCTACCTGGCCGGGGTGGCGGCGTCCGGTGCGGTCGCCGGTTCACCGCCGCGGCTGTCGCACGTCGTGTTCATGGGCATGGGCGAGCCGCTGGCCAACTACAACAGGGTCATCGCGGCGATCCGTCGGCTGGTCAGCCCCGCTCCGGAGGGCCTGGGCCTGTCCCAGCGGCACATCACCGTCTCCACTGTCGGCCTGGTTCCGGCCATCCGCCGACTGGCCAGCGAAGACCTCTCTGTGACCCTTGCGTTGTCGTTGCACGCGCCCGATGATGATCTGCGCGACGAACTCGTGCCGGTGAACCAGCGCTGGAAGGTAGCCGAGGTGCTGGACGCAGCGTGGGACTACGCCGCCCGGACGGGTCGTCGTGTGTCGATCGAATACGCAATGATCAAGGACGTGAACGACCAGCCGTGGCGAGCTGACCTGCTCGGGCGGCTGTTGGCCGGCAAGTTGGCGCACGTGAACCTCATCCCGCTCAATCCGACGCCGGGCAGCCGCTGGGACGCGAGCCCGAAGCCGGTCGAGCGGGAGTTCGTCCGGCGCTTGCGTGACGCGGGAGTGTCCACCACCGTACGGGACACCCGGGGCCGCGAGATCGACGGCGCGTGTGGCCAGCTCGCCGCCGCCGAGGACACCGACACCTTCACCGACCGCGCCGGAGAGGCACCGGCGTGA
- the tsf gene encoding translation elongation factor Ts — protein sequence MSQITAADVKKLRDLTGAGMMDSKKALTEAEGDFDKAIEILRVKGAKDVGKRAGRTAANGLVAHSGKALLELNCETDFVAKTESFIALAQQLVEHGERSGVNSAEELLASELDGKVVADLIQEQSAKIGEKLVLNRFAKVEGTTAVYLHRKAQDLPPAVGVLVSYTGKSDEAGDADARGVAMQIAAMRPKYLTRDEVPAEVVESERRIAEQTAREENKPEAALPKIVDGRVNSFFKDYVLVEQASVADNKKTVKQMLAEAGIEVTRFVRFEVGQA from the coding sequence ATGTCCCAAATCACCGCCGCGGACGTCAAGAAGCTCCGCGACCTCACCGGCGCCGGCATGATGGACAGCAAGAAGGCGCTGACCGAGGCCGAGGGCGACTTCGACAAGGCCATCGAGATCCTGCGCGTCAAGGGCGCCAAGGACGTCGGCAAGCGGGCCGGCCGTACGGCCGCCAACGGCCTGGTCGCCCACTCCGGCAAGGCGCTGCTCGAGCTCAACTGCGAGACCGACTTCGTCGCCAAGACCGAGTCGTTCATCGCGCTGGCCCAGCAGTTGGTGGAGCACGGCGAGCGTTCCGGCGTGAACAGCGCCGAGGAGCTGCTCGCCTCCGAGCTCGACGGCAAGGTCGTCGCGGACCTGATCCAGGAGCAGTCCGCCAAGATCGGCGAGAAGCTGGTGCTCAACCGGTTCGCCAAGGTCGAGGGCACCACAGCGGTCTACCTGCACCGCAAGGCCCAGGACCTGCCGCCTGCCGTCGGCGTGCTGGTGTCGTACACCGGCAAGTCCGACGAGGCGGGCGACGCCGACGCCCGTGGCGTCGCCATGCAGATCGCCGCGATGCGGCCGAAGTACCTCACCCGGGACGAGGTTCCGGCCGAGGTCGTCGAGTCCGAGCGGCGCATCGCCGAGCAGACCGCCCGCGAGGAGAACAAGCCCGAGGCGGCCCTGCCGAAGATCGTCGACGGTCGGGTGAACTCCTTCTTCAAGGACTACGTCCTCGTCGAGCAGGCGTCCGTGGCTGACAACAAGAAGACTGTGAAGCAGATGCTGGCCGAGGCCGGCATCGAGGTCACCCGCTTCGTGCGGTTCGAGGTCGGCCAGGCCTGA
- the frr gene encoding ribosome recycling factor produces the protein MIDDTLLEAEEKMERAVEHAKEEFGAIRTGRANAAMFSKVIIDYYGTPTPLTQMASIAVPEPRMAVIKPYDNSQINAMEKAIRDSDLGVNPNNEGNQLRILLPQMTEERRRDMIKVARNKGEEAKVAIRNVRRRGKEELDRIVKDGEAGEDDGRRAEKELDDLTQRYVASIDDLVKHKETELLEV, from the coding sequence GTGATCGACGACACCCTCCTCGAGGCCGAGGAGAAGATGGAGCGTGCGGTTGAGCACGCCAAGGAGGAGTTCGGCGCCATCCGTACCGGTCGCGCCAACGCCGCCATGTTCTCCAAGGTCATCATCGACTACTACGGCACGCCCACGCCGCTGACCCAGATGGCGTCGATCGCGGTGCCCGAGCCGCGGATGGCCGTCATCAAGCCGTACGACAACTCGCAGATCAACGCGATGGAGAAGGCGATCCGCGACTCGGACCTCGGGGTGAACCCGAACAACGAGGGCAACCAGCTGCGCATCCTGCTCCCGCAGATGACCGAGGAGCGCCGCCGCGACATGATCAAGGTGGCCAGGAACAAGGGCGAGGAGGCCAAGGTGGCCATCCGCAACGTCCGCCGCCGTGGCAAGGAGGAGCTGGACCGGATCGTCAAGGACGGCGAGGCCGGCGAGGACGACGGCCGCCGCGCCGAGAAGGAGCTGGACGACCTGACGCAGCGCTACGTCGCCAGCATCGACGACCTGGTCAAGCACAAGGAGACCGAGCTGTTGGAGGTCTGA
- a CDS encoding YifB family Mg chelatase-like AAA ATPase has product MSYAKVLCVGLVGVTGHLVEVEADLAAGLPAVVISGLPDTALHEARDRVRAAVVNSGQRWPNRRITLNLLPATLPKFGSAFDLAIAAALLGGSGELPLLPLDGVVVLGELGLDGTVRPVRGVLPMVAAAARAGVERVIVPTGNAAEAAVIPGVRVRAVDTLHRLVAFVRDGSPLIEPPADAPAPAPVGPDLAEVAGQALGRRALEVAAAGGHHIALLGPPGAGKTMLAERLPSLLPELDDDAALEVTALHSVAGLLPPGGRLLRRPPFQAPHHTATVPSLVGGGSGLARPGAVSLAHRGVLFLDEAPEFSKGALEALRQPLEHGRILLSRSGGGTEYPARTQLVLAANPCPCAKPSGDAYCECSPLARRRYLGRLSGPLLDRIDVQVRLMPVRAAELMASDGDAESSATVAARVAAARRAAATRWAGLGRRLNAEVDGPLLRRPPWRLPALVTAELRGRLDSGSLSARGFDRVIRMAWTIADLDGRDRPDREDVREAIQLRTGEAA; this is encoded by the coding sequence ATGAGCTACGCGAAGGTGCTCTGCGTGGGGCTGGTCGGCGTCACCGGCCACCTCGTCGAGGTCGAGGCGGATCTGGCCGCCGGCCTGCCGGCCGTGGTGATCTCCGGTCTCCCGGACACCGCCCTGCACGAGGCCCGCGACCGGGTCCGGGCCGCCGTCGTCAACTCCGGCCAACGCTGGCCGAACCGGCGGATCACGCTGAACCTGCTGCCCGCGACGCTGCCGAAGTTCGGCTCGGCGTTCGACCTGGCCATCGCCGCCGCGCTGCTGGGCGGCTCGGGTGAGCTGCCGCTGCTTCCGCTGGACGGGGTCGTGGTCCTCGGCGAGCTGGGCCTGGACGGCACGGTCCGGCCGGTGCGCGGGGTGCTGCCCATGGTCGCCGCCGCGGCCAGGGCCGGCGTCGAGCGGGTCATCGTGCCGACCGGCAACGCCGCCGAGGCCGCGGTCATCCCCGGCGTACGGGTGCGGGCCGTGGACACGCTGCACCGGCTGGTCGCCTTCGTACGCGACGGCAGTCCGCTGATCGAACCACCGGCGGACGCCCCGGCACCGGCTCCCGTCGGCCCCGACCTCGCCGAGGTCGCCGGGCAGGCGCTGGGCCGGCGGGCGCTGGAGGTCGCCGCAGCGGGTGGGCATCACATCGCGCTGCTCGGCCCTCCGGGTGCCGGCAAGACGATGCTTGCCGAGCGGCTGCCGTCCCTCCTGCCCGAGCTGGACGACGACGCGGCGCTCGAGGTGACCGCGCTGCACTCGGTCGCCGGGCTGCTGCCGCCGGGCGGTCGACTGCTACGCCGCCCGCCGTTCCAGGCACCTCACCACACGGCGACAGTCCCGTCGCTCGTCGGCGGCGGTTCCGGGCTGGCCCGCCCCGGCGCGGTGTCCCTGGCCCACCGTGGGGTGCTCTTCCTGGACGAGGCGCCGGAGTTCAGCAAGGGCGCGCTTGAGGCGCTGCGCCAGCCACTGGAGCACGGTCGCATCCTGCTGAGCCGCAGCGGGGGCGGCACCGAGTACCCGGCCCGTACCCAACTGGTGCTGGCCGCCAATCCGTGCCCCTGCGCGAAGCCGTCCGGCGACGCGTACTGCGAGTGCTCACCGCTGGCCCGCCGCCGCTACCTGGGCCGGCTCTCCGGGCCGCTGCTCGACCGGATCGACGTGCAGGTGCGGCTGATGCCCGTGCGGGCGGCGGAGCTGATGGCGTCCGACGGCGACGCCGAGTCCTCGGCCACTGTCGCCGCCCGGGTCGCTGCGGCCCGCCGCGCGGCGGCCACCCGCTGGGCCGGCCTGGGGCGGCGACTCAACGCCGAGGTGGACGGCCCGCTCCTGCGCCGCCCGCCGTGGCGGCTACCGGCGCTGGTCACCGCCGAGCTGCGCGGCCGACTCGACTCCGGGTCGCTCTCGGCGCGGGGCTTCGACCGGGTGATCCGGATGGCCTGGACCATCGCGGACCTGGACGGCCGGGACCGGCCGGACCGCGAGGACGTACGAGAGGCGATCCAACTACGGACAGGGGAGGCGGCGTGA
- a CDS encoding YraN family protein — translation MTKRNQAVGAYGERCAAQHLSEAGLRPIVRNWRCPQGEIDIIAWDGPVLAFCEVKTRRGDVFGTPAEAVVPAKARRLRGLAARWLAETGTSADEVRFDVLSVRLPDAGPAQVDHLKGAF, via the coding sequence ATGACGAAGCGGAACCAGGCGGTCGGAGCGTACGGCGAGCGGTGTGCCGCCCAGCACCTGAGCGAGGCGGGGCTACGCCCGATCGTCCGGAACTGGCGCTGCCCGCAGGGCGAGATCGACATCATCGCCTGGGACGGGCCGGTCCTCGCGTTCTGCGAGGTGAAGACGCGCCGGGGCGACGTGTTCGGCACACCGGCCGAGGCCGTCGTACCGGCCAAGGCCCGTCGCCTGCGCGGGCTCGCCGCGCGCTGGCTCGCCGAGACCGGCACGAGCGCCGACGAGGTGCGGTTCGACGTGCTGTCGGTACGACTGCCCGACGCCGGTCCCGCGCAGGTCGACCACCTGAAGGGCGCGTTCTGA
- the pyrH gene encoding UMP kinase has protein sequence MTQVVSDRTLAVDDPTAPPPGRARRVVLKLSGEVFGGGAIGVDPDVVQAIARQIATVVRRGVQVSVVVGGGNFFRGAELQKRGMDRARADYMGMLGTVMNCLALQDFLEKEGIETRVQSAITMAQVAEPYIPLRAIRHLEKGRVVIFGAGAGMPYFSTDTVAAQRALEIRADVVLMSKNGVDGVYTADPRIDPTASKLDSITFSEVLRRNLRVADAAAFSLCMENGLPMLVFGAQGDDTIIRAVGGDKIGTLITA, from the coding sequence ATGACGCAGGTTGTGAGTGACCGGACGCTGGCGGTGGACGATCCGACGGCGCCGCCGCCGGGGCGGGCCCGCCGGGTGGTGCTGAAGCTCTCGGGTGAGGTGTTCGGCGGTGGCGCGATAGGCGTCGATCCGGACGTCGTGCAGGCCATCGCCCGGCAGATCGCCACAGTGGTCCGCCGCGGCGTGCAGGTCTCCGTGGTGGTCGGCGGGGGCAACTTCTTCCGTGGCGCGGAGCTGCAGAAGCGCGGGATGGACCGCGCTCGCGCCGACTACATGGGCATGCTCGGCACCGTGATGAACTGCCTCGCGCTGCAGGACTTCCTGGAGAAGGAGGGCATCGAGACCCGGGTGCAGAGCGCCATCACGATGGCCCAGGTCGCCGAGCCGTACATCCCGCTGCGGGCGATCCGGCACCTGGAGAAGGGCCGTGTGGTCATCTTCGGCGCCGGCGCGGGCATGCCGTACTTCTCCACCGACACCGTGGCCGCCCAGCGGGCGCTGGAGATCCGGGCCGACGTGGTGCTGATGAGCAAGAACGGCGTGGACGGCGTCTACACCGCCGATCCGCGGATCGACCCCACCGCCAGCAAGCTCGACTCGATCACCTTCTCCGAGGTGCTGCGCCGCAACCTGCGGGTGGCCGACGCCGCAGCGTTCAGCCTCTGCATGGAGAACGGCCTGCCGATGTTGGTCTTCGGCGCGCAGGGTGACGACACCATCATCCGCGCGGTGGGTGGCGACAAGATCGGCACCCTGATCACCGCCTGA